One stretch of Paramormyrops kingsleyae isolate MSU_618 chromosome 4, PKINGS_0.4, whole genome shotgun sequence DNA includes these proteins:
- the LOC111847214 gene encoding clavesin-1 translates to MDTMTHLQAGLSPETTEKARLELNENPDTLHHDIQQVRDMIITRPDIGFLRTDDDFILRFLRARKFNQIETFKLLAQYFQYRQQNLDMFQSFKPDDPGIKRALTDGFPGVLENPDQYGRKILILFASNWDQSRNCFTDILRAILLSLEVLIEDPELQINGFILIIDWSNFSFKQASKLTPNILKLAIEGLQDSFPARFGGIHFVNQPWYIHALYTIIKPFLKDKTRKRIFLHGNNLNSLHQLIFPECLPSEFGGTLPPYDMGMWARTLLGPDYSDETEYTHTYDALHVKEALGVSAREDADTLMKRSQSAVEPGTLKAKGRDDDTAQPLLALD, encoded by the exons ATGGACACAATGACCCACTTACAAGCTGGTCTCAGCCCCGAAACCACAGAGAAAGCTCGCCTGGAGCTGAACGAGAACCCGGACACCCTACATCATGACATCCAGCAGGTCCGAGACATGATCATCACCCGGCCGGACATCGGCTTCCTCCGGACCGACGATGACTTCATCCTACGCTTCCTACGGGCCAGAAAGTTCAACCAGATCGAGACGTTTAAGTTGCTGGCACAGTATTTTCAGTACCGGCAACAGAACCTGGACATGTTTCAGAGCTTCAAACCCGATGACCCCGGCATCAAACGTGCTCTTACGGATGGTTTCCCCGGTGTCTTGGAAAACCCCGATCAATATGGCAGAAAAATACTGATCCTCTTTGCGTCCAACTGGGATCAGAGTag GAACTGCTTCACAGACATCCTACGGGCCATCCTGCTCTCCCTGGAGGTCCTGATTGAAGACCCCGAGCTGCAAATTAATGGCTTTATTCTCATCATTGACTGGAGCAACTTCTCCTTCAAGCAGGCCTCCAAACTCACCCCCAACATCCTTAAACTGGCCATCGAGGGGCTGCAG GACAGTTTCCCTGCTCGCTTTGGCGGAATCCATTTCGTCAACCAGCCGTGGTACATCCATGCCCTGTACACAATAATCAAGCCCTTCCTGAAGGACAAGACGAGGAAGCGG ATTTTCCTTCACGGGAACAATCTGAACAGCCTGCACCAGCTgattttcccagaatgcctgcCGTCGGAATTCGGCGGCACGCTGCCTCCCTATGACATGGGCATGTGGGCACGGACTCTGCTGGGCCCGGACTACAGCGACGAGACTGAGTACACGCACACGTATGACGCGCTGCACGTTAAGGAGGCCCTGGGGGTTTCTGCACGTGAAGATGCTGACACGCTAATGAAGAG